From Caldilineales bacterium, a single genomic window includes:
- a CDS encoding polysaccharide biosynthesis tyrosine autokinase — MELKAYLQPLRRWWWLVAATTFVAILASVIVTRNQPFMYESRATLMVGRAINDPNPNSNDYSLTLKLANTYADLARRNPVRQAVLAAQGLAELPDYSVRVVPDTQLVEMKVLDANPQRAQAVANELAHQLMAQTQNSAQSEAAQRQTFIAGQLDELEAALQQTKAEIQRKQGELATLLDPKQISEAQTQLRALESKQTTLQSNYAALLSSTERGAVNSLNIVEPATLPGYPVGPNKLLTIFLAAAMGLLVGVGAAFLLESLDDTLKNPEDVQSALQLTTLGAVPAIEAAAGESELVGLGPAQSPAKESYRVLRTNLQFASVDEPLRCLMITSPAPSEGKSMTAANLAIALAQAGQQVILVDADLHRPRQHRLFKLANNTGLTAGLLVAHPDPSELLSETVVPGLRLLTSGPLPPNSAELLGSHRMAELLAALEMQADIVVVDSPPATVLSDAAILSTQVDGVLLVLVSGQTRREMAGRAVDALKHVNARIVGVVLNRMPVRDNGYYYYYSHEGYDDVGKKTGLGARMRRKGKQDGAAAATPALTREV, encoded by the coding sequence ATGGAACTGAAAGCCTATCTCCAACCCCTACGCCGCTGGTGGTGGCTGGTGGCGGCGACGACCTTCGTCGCCATCCTCGCCAGCGTCATCGTCACTCGCAACCAGCCGTTCATGTACGAAAGCCGGGCCACGCTGATGGTCGGGCGGGCGATCAACGACCCCAATCCCAACAGCAACGACTATTCGCTGACCTTGAAACTGGCCAACACCTACGCCGACCTGGCCCGGCGCAACCCGGTGCGGCAGGCAGTCCTGGCTGCGCAAGGGCTGGCGGAACTGCCCGATTACAGTGTGCGCGTGGTGCCGGACACGCAACTGGTGGAAATGAAGGTGCTGGACGCCAACCCGCAACGCGCCCAGGCCGTGGCCAACGAACTAGCGCACCAATTGATGGCCCAGACCCAGAATAGCGCCCAGTCCGAAGCCGCGCAACGACAGACATTCATCGCCGGCCAACTGGACGAGTTGGAGGCGGCGTTGCAGCAGACCAAGGCCGAGATCCAGCGCAAGCAGGGGGAGCTGGCGACCCTGCTTGACCCCAAACAGATCAGCGAGGCCCAGACGCAACTGCGGGCGCTGGAAAGCAAACAGACCACGTTGCAGAGCAACTACGCGGCGCTGCTTTCCAGCACCGAGCGCGGGGCGGTCAATTCGCTCAATATCGTCGAACCCGCCACCCTGCCCGGCTATCCGGTGGGGCCGAACAAGCTGCTCACCATCTTCCTGGCGGCGGCGATGGGCCTGCTGGTGGGGGTGGGCGCCGCTTTCCTGCTCGAAAGCCTGGACGATACCCTGAAAAACCCCGAAGATGTGCAGTCGGCGCTGCAATTGACGACGCTGGGAGCGGTGCCTGCTATCGAGGCGGCGGCCGGCGAAAGCGAACTGGTGGGGCTTGGCCCGGCCCAATCGCCCGCCAAAGAATCCTACCGTGTGCTTCGCACCAACCTGCAGTTTGCCTCTGTCGATGAGCCTCTGCGCTGTCTGATGATCACCAGCCCGGCCCCATCGGAAGGCAAGTCGATGACGGCGGCCAACCTGGCCATTGCCCTGGCCCAGGCCGGGCAGCAAGTGATCCTGGTGGATGCCGACCTGCATCGCCCGCGCCAACACCGCTTGTTCAAGCTCGCCAACAACACCGGCCTCACCGCCGGGCTGCTGGTCGCCCACCCCGACCCGTCCGAGCTACTGAGCGAAACCGTTGTCCCCGGCCTGCGCCTGCTGACCTCCGGCCCGTTGCCGCCCAACTCGGCCGAACTGCTCGGCTCGCACCGCATGGCCGAGCTTCTGGCCGCGCTGGAGATGCAGGCTGACATCGTGGTGGTGGATAGCCCTCCCGCCACCGTCCTCTCCGATGCCGCCATCCTCTCCACCCAGGTCGATGGGGTGCTGCTGGTGCTAGTCTCTGGGCAGACGCGGCGCGAGATGGCGGGGCGGGCGGTGGATGCACTGAAGCATGTCAACGCCCGCATCGTCGGTGTGGTGCTGAACCGCATGCCGGTGCGGGACAACGGCTATTACTACTATTACAGTCACGAGGGCTACGACGATGTCGGGAAAAAGACCGGGCTGGGGGCGCGGATGAGGCGCAAGGGCAAGCAAGATGGCGCCGCCGCCGCCACGCCAGCGTTGACGCGTGAGGTGTGA
- the galE gene encoding UDP-glucose 4-epimerase GalE codes for MKTLVTGGAGYIGSVVAQQLLASGHSVTILDNLSSGHRQALPGDAAFVEGDVLDRSVLDRILGGQEFDAILHFAAFIEAGESMRDPGRFFRNNVTGSLTLIDAAIAHGVGRFVFSSTAGVYASKDAPLVETDPIGPSSVYGATKYMVEQALEWHHRIHGLRVAILRYFNAAGATGSGGEAHRPETHLIPLVLQVAAGQRSEIAIFGDDYPTPDGSCIRDYIHIDDLALAHGLALAGLAERPFARYNLGSGNGYSVIEVIETARRVSGHPLPVVVKPRRPGDSAILVASSDRIRAELGWQPRHPDLEDIIASAWRWHLAHPQGYDHESHP; via the coding sequence ATGAAAACCCTCGTCACCGGCGGCGCCGGCTACATCGGCAGCGTCGTCGCCCAGCAATTGCTGGCAAGCGGGCACAGCGTCACCATCCTCGACAACCTCTCCAGCGGGCATCGGCAGGCCCTCCCTGGCGACGCCGCCTTTGTCGAAGGCGATGTGCTGGATCGAAGCGTACTCGACCGCATCTTAGGTGGTCAGGAATTCGACGCCATATTGCACTTCGCCGCCTTCATCGAGGCAGGCGAGTCGATGCGCGACCCCGGCCGCTTCTTTCGCAACAATGTCACCGGCAGCCTGACCCTGATCGATGCCGCCATCGCCCACGGCGTGGGACGCTTTGTCTTCTCGTCCACGGCCGGCGTCTACGCCAGCAAAGACGCGCCTTTGGTCGAAACCGACCCCATCGGCCCGTCCAGCGTCTATGGCGCCACCAAGTACATGGTCGAACAGGCGCTGGAATGGCATCATCGCATCCACGGCCTGCGTGTGGCCATCCTGCGCTACTTCAACGCCGCCGGCGCCACCGGCTCTGGCGGCGAAGCGCACCGACCCGAAACCCATCTCATCCCGCTTGTTTTGCAGGTGGCCGCGGGCCAACGGTCGGAGATCGCCATCTTCGGCGACGACTATCCCACGCCTGATGGCAGCTGCATCCGCGACTACATCCACATCGACGACCTGGCCCTTGCCCATGGGCTGGCGCTGGCAGGGTTGGCAGAGCGACCGTTCGCCCGCTACAACCTGGGCAGCGGCAACGGCTACTCGGTCATCGAAGTGATCGAGACCGCCCGCCGCGTCAGCGGGCATCCCCTGCCGGTGGTCGTCAAGCCCCGCCGACCCGGCGATTCGGCCATCCTGGTGGCCAGCAGCGACCGCATCCGGGCCGAACTCGGCTGGCAACCCCGGCATCCTGACCTGGAGGACATCATCGCCAGCGCCTGGCGCTGGCATTTGGCGCACCCACAAGGCTATGACCATGAATCGCACCCCTAA
- a CDS encoding S8 family serine peptidase, producing the protein MMKITCSLIIAVALLLLANSLATAAGVDSPPFPDNLQTALTAPARSLSIVQLAAPPLALYAGSLPGLAPTNPQTLGETELAVDAPASRDYLGYLAGQRAAVVAQAEALIGRPLEVRFSYSFAFAGFAAEMTPAEADRIAALPGVRQVTPDARRQLHTDVGPGWIGAPGVWDGSATGSASRGEGVIIGVIDTGLNLDHPSFADPGPIDGYNYANPFGAGVYKGLCATNPARYRCNDKLLGYYIFTGETTDDTDGHGSHTASTAGGNRVAALLDVSSTNAFSFAPTISGVAPHAHLIAYDACIDGSGCPLTALTAAIDQAVADGVDVINYSIGGPSSNPWIDIDAQAFLGAVAAGVLPAVSAGNSGPGASTVGSPGDAPWVLTVAASTHTRSSEVALINLSGGASAPPANLHGQALTAAYGPAPIVYAGKFGDPKCQTPFPANTWTHGEIVVCDRGGIARVAKGTAVKKGGARGMVLVNTEPGESLVADPHIIPAVHLSKADGDALKAWLATGSGHTATIQATQIHIDPAHADAMADFSSRGPLTNAARDVIKPDVTAPGVDVLAAFRSGSGPAGDAEPWMDEFNFLSGTSMSSPHTAGAAALLHSLHPVWTPSEVKSALMTTAVVAGVRKEDGSTPAEPFDRGGGRIDVSRAANAGMVLDVTPAQFNAADPAFDGEPKTLNLPSLADSACPAICSWTRTVRNPTNRALTFAASYAGAGSATITPSLLSLGPGQTAPFQIALDVSAATKGVWAFGLLIWHEQGNHAPDAHFPVAVIPVTPVAHVRAFPTSLRSDQAPGRKVTRTLSIANTGAAALNWQIKEDASGHALALDTSLADQGSALEPAATPLVLKVDDGKSEWALGLPGGGQFLWFNRFTPDPARFPISLEKVQVMFESQVDVGALVDIYVYEDKDGDGNPGTGAVHRASLKNQAVQFADGRTFSEFSFPTPVRLNGPGDILIGVVNRTAGVAVGKEAASIDANSIKRRRSWFGSYGGPPPDPPVLPAPQNWGLIDDLDLGQLFQDGNWLIRGLGAGRGPCDSPADVPWLKDIAPASGSTPVAGSASVEITLDATGLAVGDYKASICIDSNDPAAPRLVVPVEMNVATTPAVQVLPASLQTRLAPGKQTVQPLTIRNIGGQNLTWAVSETNSFGQAAVGPASSASAIVLHDQTDQPGSNIVLSQFFPDLQKRVLGADDFAIPAADGGWRVERVVAQGMYSPDDGPAPNFDVVIYANRGGLPGTEVYRAAGLAAASDQGGAVAFNLPQPALLQPGVYWLSIVANMTYNPGSQLWAWLTRDVQNGFPYAWEDPDGLLQTPCTTWKPGASVCNIGGGVDPDLLFRLEGVKGAPVCNNTGDIGWLSLTPANGAAAPGASSTVQATFDSTGLTPGLYLRSLCISNNSPSTPFVIVPVQMEVTSPPPKVFLPLLAR; encoded by the coding sequence ATGATGAAGATCACCTGCTCCCTGATCATCGCCGTTGCCTTGCTACTGTTAGCCAACTCGCTGGCGACGGCGGCCGGCGTCGATAGTCCACCCTTCCCCGACAACCTCCAGACGGCGCTCACCGCCCCGGCCCGCTCTCTCTCTATCGTGCAGCTCGCGGCCCCGCCCCTGGCTCTGTACGCGGGCAGCCTGCCCGGTCTGGCCCCCACCAACCCACAGACCCTGGGCGAGACGGAATTGGCCGTCGATGCGCCTGCCAGTCGCGACTACCTGGGTTATCTGGCCGGGCAACGGGCCGCAGTCGTGGCCCAGGCCGAGGCCCTCATCGGCCGCCCGCTGGAGGTGCGCTTCAGCTACAGCTTTGCCTTTGCCGGTTTCGCCGCCGAGATGACGCCCGCCGAAGCCGACCGCATCGCCGCCCTGCCCGGTGTGCGCCAGGTGACGCCAGACGCCAGGCGCCAATTGCACACCGATGTCGGGCCGGGCTGGATCGGCGCGCCGGGCGTGTGGGATGGGTCGGCCACAGGGTCGGCCAGCCGGGGCGAGGGTGTGATCATCGGCGTCATCGACACCGGTTTGAATCTCGACCACCCCTCCTTCGCCGACCCCGGCCCCATCGACGGCTACAACTACGCCAATCCCTTCGGCGCCGGGGTTTACAAGGGTCTGTGCGCCACCAACCCCGCCCGATACCGCTGCAACGACAAGCTGCTTGGGTACTACATCTTCACCGGCGAGACGACCGACGACACCGATGGCCACGGCAGCCACACCGCCAGTACAGCCGGCGGCAATCGCGTCGCCGCTCTGCTGGATGTTTCGTCGACCAATGCCTTTTCTTTTGCGCCCACGATTTCGGGTGTGGCCCCGCACGCCCATCTGATCGCCTATGACGCCTGCATCGATGGCAGCGGCTGCCCGCTGACGGCTTTGACCGCAGCCATCGACCAGGCCGTGGCCGACGGCGTCGATGTCATCAACTATTCCATCGGCGGGCCGAGCAGCAACCCCTGGATCGACATCGACGCGCAGGCGTTCTTGGGCGCAGTGGCGGCAGGGGTCCTCCCGGCGGTCTCCGCGGGCAACAGCGGGCCGGGCGCCAGCACAGTTGGCTCGCCCGGCGATGCGCCCTGGGTGCTCACCGTGGCCGCCAGCACCCACACCCGCTCATCGGAGGTCGCGCTCATCAACCTCAGCGGTGGGGCCAGCGCCCCGCCCGCGAATTTGCATGGCCAGGCGTTGACCGCAGCCTATGGCCCGGCCCCCATCGTCTATGCCGGAAAGTTCGGCGACCCCAAATGCCAGACGCCCTTCCCCGCCAACACCTGGACCCACGGCGAGATCGTCGTCTGCGATCGCGGCGGCATCGCCCGTGTGGCCAAAGGAACGGCCGTCAAGAAGGGCGGGGCCAGAGGGATGGTCTTGGTCAACACGGAGCCGGGCGAATCGCTGGTGGCCGACCCTCACATTATCCCTGCCGTCCACCTGAGCAAAGCGGACGGCGACGCCCTTAAGGCCTGGCTGGCCACGGGGAGTGGGCACACGGCTACTATTCAGGCGACGCAAATCCACATCGACCCCGCACACGCCGACGCAATGGCCGATTTCAGCTCGCGCGGGCCGCTGACGAACGCAGCCAGGGATGTGATCAAGCCCGATGTCACGGCGCCGGGCGTGGACGTTCTGGCCGCCTTCCGCAGCGGCTCTGGCCCGGCCGGCGACGCCGAGCCGTGGATGGACGAATTCAACTTCCTCAGCGGCACCTCGATGTCCAGCCCGCATACGGCCGGGGCAGCTGCCCTGCTGCACTCGCTCCACCCCGTTTGGACGCCGTCCGAAGTCAAGTCGGCGCTGATGACGACGGCCGTGGTCGCCGGGGTGCGCAAAGAGGATGGCAGCACCCCGGCCGAGCCTTTCGATAGGGGTGGAGGGCGGATCGACGTCAGCCGGGCCGCCAACGCCGGCATGGTGCTCGATGTCACCCCGGCCCAGTTCAACGCCGCCGATCCTGCCTTCGACGGGGAACCAAAGACGCTGAATCTGCCCAGCTTGGCCGACAGCGCCTGCCCGGCCATCTGCTCGTGGACGCGCACCGTCCGCAACCCCACCAACCGGGCCCTTACCTTCGCCGCCAGCTACGCCGGCGCCGGCAGCGCCACGATCACACCGTCGCTCCTGAGTCTGGGGCCAGGGCAGACGGCGCCCTTTCAGATCGCGCTCGATGTTTCGGCGGCGACCAAAGGCGTTTGGGCTTTCGGCCTCCTGATCTGGCATGAACAGGGGAATCATGCCCCCGACGCCCATTTCCCCGTAGCCGTGATCCCGGTGACGCCGGTGGCTCACGTGCGCGCTTTCCCAACATCGTTGCGCAGCGACCAGGCGCCGGGGAGGAAGGTGACGCGCACGCTCAGCATCGCCAACACTGGCGCCGCCGCCCTCAACTGGCAAATCAAGGAAGACGCATCCGGCCATGCGCTCGCTTTGGACACGTCGCTTGCGGATCAGGGGTCCGCTCTCGAACCCGCTGCCACCCCCCTTGTCCTCAAAGTGGATGATGGTAAGTCGGAATGGGCGCTGGGACTGCCGGGTGGCGGCCAATTCCTGTGGTTCAACCGCTTCACACCCGACCCGGCCCGCTTCCCGATCTCGTTGGAGAAAGTGCAGGTAATGTTCGAGTCGCAGGTCGATGTCGGCGCGCTGGTCGATATCTATGTGTACGAGGACAAAGATGGCGACGGCAACCCCGGCACCGGCGCGGTGCACCGGGCGTCGCTCAAGAATCAGGCCGTGCAGTTCGCCGATGGCAGAACCTTCTCCGAGTTCAGCTTCCCCACGCCGGTGCGATTGAACGGGCCGGGCGACATCCTCATCGGCGTCGTCAACCGCACGGCCGGCGTCGCCGTTGGCAAGGAGGCCGCCTCTATCGACGCCAATTCGATCAAGCGCCGCCGCTCCTGGTTTGGCAGCTACGGCGGCCCGCCCCCCGACCCGCCCGTCCTGCCCGCGCCGCAGAACTGGGGCCTCATCGACGACCTCGACCTCGGCCAGCTTTTCCAGGATGGGAACTGGTTGATCCGCGGCCTGGGCGCCGGACGCGGCCCGTGCGACAGTCCCGCCGACGTCCCCTGGTTGAAGGATATTGCGCCTGCAAGCGGCAGCACGCCGGTCGCAGGCAGTGCATCGGTAGAGATCACGCTCGACGCCACCGGTCTGGCCGTGGGCGATTACAAGGCATCGATCTGCATCGACAGCAATGATCCCGCCGCGCCGCGCCTGGTCGTCCCGGTGGAGATGAACGTGGCAACCACTCCCGCTGTTCAGGTGCTTCCGGCCAGCCTCCAAACCCGGCTTGCGCCCGGCAAACAAACTGTGCAACCGCTCACCATCCGCAATATCGGCGGGCAGAACCTGACCTGGGCGGTGTCCGAGACGAATTCGTTCGGCCAGGCGGCTGTTGGGCCAGCTTCCAGCGCCTCGGCGATCGTGCTCCACGACCAGACCGACCAGCCCGGCAGCAATATCGTCCTTTCGCAGTTCTTCCCCGATCTCCAGAAGCGTGTGCTGGGGGCCGACGATTTCGCCATTCCGGCAGCCGATGGCGGCTGGAGGGTCGAACGAGTAGTCGCTCAGGGGATGTACAGCCCTGACGATGGCCCGGCGCCGAACTTCGATGTCGTCATCTATGCCAACCGTGGCGGCCTGCCGGGAACCGAAGTCTACCGGGCGGCTGGCCTTGCGGCTGCCAGCGATCAGGGCGGGGCCGTCGCCTTCAACCTGCCGCAACCGGCCTTGCTGCAACCGGGCGTCTATTGGCTATCTATTGTGGCCAATATGACCTACAACCCCGGCTCGCAACTTTGGGCCTGGCTGACGCGGGATGTGCAGAACGGCTTCCCCTATGCCTGGGAGGACCCGGACGGCTTGTTGCAGACACCGTGCACCACCTGGAAGCCGGGCGCCAGTGTGTGCAATATTGGCGGCGGCGTCGACCCCGATCTGCTCTTCCGCCTGGAGGGTGTGAAGGGCGCGCCCGTCTGTAACAACACCGGCGACATCGGTTGGCTGAGCCTGACGCCAGCGAACGGCGCGGCGGCGCCCGGCGCCAGCAGCACCGTGCAAGCCACTTTCGATTCCACCGGCCTGACCCCCGGCCTCTACCTCAGGTCGCTGTGCATCAGCAACAACTCCCCCTCCACCCCGTTCGTCATCGTCCCCGTGCAGATGGAGGTGACAAGCCCGCCACCGAAGGTCTTCTTGCCGCTGCTGGCGCGCTAG
- a CDS encoding transposase, whose product MSQYDPTRHHRRSIRHPGYDYTSPGPYFVTICVQNRECLLGDVYDWEMHRNQWGEIVEEEWLQLTKRFPLVVLDAHMVMPNHFHGIIGITEPPSDADESEAGRGVVPTPVSTPIPTPVPTPIPTPVSTPEGEETSPLRLIPGSLGQVMAYFKYQSTKRINALRGAPGVRVWQRNYYDRIVRNDRALAAIRQYIYDNPANWALDPDNPDNSLHLPSPRTIEDYIDDVRRHVARTTRK is encoded by the coding sequence ATGTCTCAATACGATCCCACCAGGCACCATCGCCGGTCGATCCGCCATCCCGGCTACGACTATACATCACCCGGCCCCTATTTTGTCACCATTTGCGTGCAAAACCGTGAATGTCTCCTCGGCGATGTTTACGATTGGGAAATGCATCGCAACCAATGGGGCGAGATCGTGGAGGAGGAGTGGCTGCAATTGACAAAGCGATTTCCGCTTGTGGTCTTGGATGCTCACATGGTGATGCCGAACCATTTTCATGGCATCATTGGCATCACGGAGCCGCCATCCGATGCGGACGAATCCGAGGCCGGTAGGGGCGTGGTCCCCACGCCCGTCTCCACGCCCATCCCCACACCCGTTCCCACGCCCATCCCCACACCCGTATCCACACCCGAGGGCGAGGAGACCTCGCCCCTACGATTGATCCCCGGCTCTTTGGGCCAAGTCATGGCCTACTTCAAATACCAGAGCACCAAACGCATCAATGCACTTCGCGGCGCGCCGGGCGTCCGCGTCTGGCAACGCAACTACTACGATAGAATCGTGCGCAATGATCGAGCGTTGGCCGCCATTCGCCAATACATCTACGACAATCCCGCCAATTGGGCGCTTGACCCCGACAACCCTGACAACAGCCTTCACCTGCCTTCTCCCCGAACCATCGAAGACTATATCGATGACGTGCGGCGTCATGTCGCGCGAACTACCCGCAAGTGA
- the galK gene encoding galactokinase, giving the protein MNRTPKGRVVEAFQARFGAAPAVVVRAPGRVNLIGEHTDYNDGFVLPMAIERAIWIALRPRADGRVKVYSLDLDRWAAFDLSDLQRQQASWIEYLKGVAWALTDAGYGLAGWEGVVGGDVPRGAGLSSSAAIELATARAFQAVSGFAWQPATMARLGQRAENEWVGVNCGIMDQMISAAGRAGHALLIDCRSLETQAAPLPPGVVVVILDTATRRGLVDSAYNERRAQCEAAARFFAVPALRDVSTERFGAEAGLLDDTTRRRARHVVSENERTLAAAAAMQADDAATLGRLMDASHISLRDDFEVSSRALDVMVEIARRQPGCLGARMTGAGFGGCAVALVQAERAESFARMVEEDYFAATTLRPAIYVSRAADGASVVA; this is encoded by the coding sequence ATGAATCGCACCCCTAAAGGCCGAGTGGTCGAGGCATTTCAGGCCCGTTTCGGCGCCGCGCCGGCCGTGGTCGTGCGGGCGCCGGGCCGCGTCAACCTGATCGGCGAACACACTGACTACAACGACGGCTTTGTCCTGCCAATGGCTATCGAGCGCGCCATCTGGATCGCCCTGCGCCCGCGGGCGGACGGTCGGGTGAAGGTCTATTCGCTCGATCTCGACCGTTGGGCCGCCTTCGACCTCTCCGACTTGCAACGCCAGCAGGCGAGTTGGATAGAGTACCTCAAGGGGGTGGCCTGGGCCTTGACCGACGCCGGGTATGGGTTGGCAGGGTGGGAAGGCGTGGTGGGGGGCGATGTGCCGCGCGGGGCCGGGTTATCCTCCTCGGCCGCCATCGAACTGGCGACGGCGCGGGCTTTCCAGGCCGTTTCGGGCTTCGCCTGGCAGCCGGCGACCATGGCCAGGCTGGGCCAGCGGGCCGAAAACGAGTGGGTTGGCGTCAATTGCGGCATCATGGACCAGATGATCTCGGCCGCCGGTCGCGCCGGCCATGCCCTGCTGATCGACTGCCGCAGCCTGGAAACCCAGGCGGCGCCGCTGCCCCCCGGCGTCGTGGTCGTCATCCTCGATACGGCCACCCGCCGCGGCCTGGTCGACTCGGCTTACAACGAACGCCGCGCCCAATGTGAGGCCGCCGCCCGCTTCTTCGCGGTTCCGGCTCTGCGCGATGTCAGCACCGAGCGATTCGGGGCCGAGGCCGGCCTGCTGGATGACACCACCCGCCGCCGCGCCCGCCATGTCGTCAGCGAGAACGAACGCACCCTGGCCGCAGCGGCGGCCATGCAGGCCGACGACGCCGCCACCCTGGGCAGGCTGATGGATGCCAGCCACATCAGCCTGCGCGACGATTTCGAGGTCTCCAGCCGGGCACTCGATGTCATGGTCGAAATCGCCCGGCGTCAGCCTGGTTGCCTGGGCGCCCGCATGACCGGGGCGGGTTTTGGCGGCTGCGCCGTGGCCCTGGTGCAGGCGGAACGGGCGGAATCATTTGCCCGCATGGTGGAAGAGGACTATTTCGCGGCGACGACTCTCCGCCCGGCCATCTATGTCAGCCGCGCCGCTGATGGGGCATCGGTGGTGGCATAG
- a CDS encoding alpha-glucosidase/alpha-galactosidase yields MPKITFIGAGSTVFAKNLLGDILSYPDLADSTISLHDIDPERLRTSTIVARKIAEALGATPTIVATTDRRQALAGADYAIAMFQVGGYRPSTVIDFEIPKKYGLRQTIADTLGIGGIMRGLRTIPVLLDMAGDMEDLCPDVTFLQYVNPMAMNMWALDRASSIHSVGLCHSVPHTAGELAADIGVPVQEIDYLVAGINHMAFYLKFERQGQDLYPAIRKVMEEGRMPPTNRVRYKLFEKFGYFVTESSEHFSEYVPWFIKGDRPDLIEGFNIPLDEYIRRCEFQLAGWEALRKVFEQEDVRFRVIEEGEEVEEVRTDGSERDMSRLLDHLLQIKRSVEYGSQIIHAMETGRPAVIYGNVGNHGLIDNLPAGCCVEVPCLVDRHGIQPTRIGSLPPHLAALMQTNINVQALTVEAALTRKRQHIYHAAMLDPHTAAELDLDQITALVDDLIEAHGDWLPEYK; encoded by the coding sequence ATGCCCAAAATCACCTTCATTGGCGCCGGCAGCACCGTCTTTGCCAAGAACCTGCTCGGCGACATCCTCAGCTATCCCGATCTGGCCGATTCCACCATCAGCCTGCACGACATCGACCCCGAACGGCTGCGTACATCTACCATCGTTGCCCGCAAGATTGCCGAAGCGCTGGGCGCCACCCCCACCATCGTGGCCACGACCGACCGTCGCCAGGCGTTGGCCGGGGCCGATTACGCCATCGCTATGTTCCAGGTCGGCGGCTATCGCCCCTCCACCGTCATCGACTTCGAGATCCCCAAGAAATACGGGCTGCGCCAGACCATCGCCGACACCCTCGGCATTGGCGGCATCATGCGCGGGCTGCGCACCATCCCCGTCCTCCTGGACATGGCCGGCGACATGGAAGACCTGTGCCCGGATGTGACCTTCCTCCAATACGTCAACCCCATGGCCATGAACATGTGGGCGCTGGATCGGGCCAGCAGCATCCACAGCGTGGGCCTGTGCCACAGCGTGCCCCACACCGCCGGCGAATTGGCCGCTGACATCGGCGTTCCCGTCCAGGAGATCGACTACCTGGTGGCGGGCATCAACCACATGGCCTTCTATCTCAAATTCGAGCGCCAGGGCCAGGATTTGTACCCTGCCATCCGCAAAGTGATGGAGGAAGGCCGCATGCCGCCGACCAATCGCGTGCGCTACAAACTCTTCGAGAAATTCGGCTATTTCGTCACCGAATCGAGCGAGCATTTCAGCGAGTACGTACCGTGGTTCATCAAGGGCGACCGGCCCGACCTGATCGAGGGCTTCAACATCCCGCTGGACGAGTACATCCGCCGCTGCGAGTTCCAGTTGGCCGGTTGGGAGGCGCTACGCAAGGTATTCGAACAGGAAGATGTTCGCTTTCGCGTCATCGAAGAAGGAGAGGAAGTCGAGGAAGTGCGCACCGACGGCAGCGAGCGCGATATGAGCCGCCTGCTCGACCACCTGCTCCAGATCAAGCGCAGCGTCGAGTACGGCTCGCAGATCATTCACGCCATGGAGACGGGCCGCCCGGCCGTGATCTACGGCAACGTCGGCAACCACGGCCTCATCGACAACCTCCCGGCCGGATGCTGCGTCGAAGTTCCCTGCCTGGTCGACCGCCACGGCATCCAACCCACACGCATCGGTTCGCTGCCGCCCCACCTGGCCGCCCTGATGCAAACCAACATCAACGTCCAGGCGCTCACGGTCGAGGCCGCCCTCACCCGCAAGCGCCAGCACATCTATCACGCCGCCATGCTCGACCCGCACACCGCCGCCGAACTCGATCTCGATCAGATCACGGCCCTGGTCGATGACCTGATCGAAGCGCACGGCGACTGGCTGCCGGAGTACAAGTAA